In the Flagellimonas sp. HMM57 genome, one interval contains:
- the yihA gene encoding ribosome biogenesis GTP-binding protein YihA/YsxC — protein MKISSAEFVMSNSNVAKCPNEPLPEYAFIGRSNVGKSSLINMLMERKSLAKTSGRPGKTQLINHFKINGNWFLVDLPGYGYARVSKKDKKVFQKYITEYFEKRKQLVCGFVLVDIRHDPQPVDLEFMEWLGTHQIPFAIIFTKADKLKPNTIEKQTKTYLQKLLDGLWEEAPSYFVTSSTNRTGREELLEYIDDINQQFFKATSK, from the coding sequence ATGAAAATATCTTCCGCCGAATTTGTAATGAGCAATTCCAATGTTGCAAAATGCCCAAATGAGCCATTGCCAGAATATGCCTTTATAGGCCGTTCCAATGTTGGAAAATCTTCTTTGATCAACATGTTAATGGAGCGTAAAAGTTTAGCAAAAACCTCTGGAAGACCTGGAAAGACACAACTCATAAATCACTTTAAAATAAATGGCAATTGGTTTTTGGTGGATTTACCGGGGTACGGGTATGCACGAGTGTCTAAAAAAGACAAAAAGGTTTTCCAGAAATACATCACCGAATATTTTGAAAAACGAAAACAGTTGGTTTGTGGTTTTGTATTGGTTGATATTAGACATGATCCCCAACCTGTAGACTTAGAATTTATGGAGTGGTTGGGCACACACCAAATTCCTTTTGCTATAATTTTTACTAAAGCAGATAAATTGAAGCCCAATACAATCGAAAAACAGACCAAGACCTACCTTCAAAAGTTATTGGACGGTCTTTGGGAAGAGGCCCCATCATATTTTGTAACATCTTCCACAAATCGCACAGGTAGAGAGGAATTGTTGGAGTATATAGACGACATCAATCAGCAATTTTTTAAAGCAACTTCAAAATAA